The Fusarium oxysporum Fo47 chromosome II, complete sequence genome includes a region encoding these proteins:
- a CDS encoding amino acid/polyamine transporter I, translating to MEKATQMNQAERDALDLAALGHEQALTRKFSTLSMLSLAFCILGTWAVCAQSLATGIQNGGPVTCLWGLVLVTLCNVCIAMSLGEMCSSMPSALGQALWVGKLWKTSWGRFASYLTAFISVVGWWCLSASQIAFMAEFVLSMKLMFDPEWTGMNNGWVMFLVYTGINILFTFVNYVGCRSEKFLPWFNNFVAVGFVGLFIAFCLALPILVGTNSTLEYQSPKFVFGTWINETGWADGVVWFLGLVQSAYALTAYDSVLHMVEEIPAPRRNAPRTMVLAIVMGAISGFIFLVACLFCIQDLATTLDAPSGFPFIEVVQNVVGLKGGAVLIALFTFNGFGQGVSILTSASRLTWSFARDRGLPYGDYFAYVDPYWQVPARSLILQGAFINILGLLYFFSSTTLSAILSVSTIALTISYAIPIAVLMAVGRDKLPAGGEFGLGRFGPALNIISIIYTIITTIFFFFPGSPNPAVGDMNFAIVVFGVMLVIGLGFWVIKGRKCFLKIEDLSDHVLYGQGDDEEARTEEFTKKR from the coding sequence ATGGAGAAAGCAACACAAATGAACCAGGCCGAACGCGATGCTCTCGACCTCGCAGCCCTCGGGCACGAGCAGGCCCTCACCCGCAAATTCAGCACCCTGAGCATGCTATCCCTCGCCTTCTGCATTCTCGGCACATGGGCCGTCTGCGCACAATCCCTCGCAACAGGTATCCAGAACGGCGGGCCTGTAACTTGTCTCTGGGGCCTTGTCCTCGTCACACTCTGCAATGTGTGTATCGCCATGTCCCTGGGCGAAATGTGCTCTAGCATGCCGTCTGCGCTGGGCCAGGCGCTCTGGGTTGGCAAGCTTTGGAAGACTTCGTGGGGAAGGTTCGCGAGTTATCTAACGGCGTTTATAAGTGTTGTTGGGTGGTGGTGTCTTTCTGCTTCGCAGATTGCATTCATGGCGGAGTTTGTGCTGTCGATGAAACTCATGTTTGACCCGGAGTGGACGGGGATGAATAATGGATGGGTTATGTTTCTGGTCTACACTGGGATCAACATCTTGTTTACGTTTGTAAACTACGTCGGCTGCCGTTCGGAAAAATTCCTCCCCTGGTTCAACAACTTTGTCGCCGTTGGCTTCGTCGGtctcttcatcgccttctGTCTCGCCCTTCCTATTCTCGTTGGAACGAACTCAACTCTTGAGTATCAATCTCCGAAATTCGTCTTTGGAACTTGGATCAATGAAACGGGTTGGGCTGATGGCGTGGTTTGgttccttggccttgttcagTCTGCGTATGCGTTGACTGCATACGATTCTGTTCTTCATATGGTTGAAGAAATCCCCGCGCCTCGACGAAACGCCCCGAGAACAATGGTTTTGGCTATTGTTATGGGCGCAATTTCaggcttcatcttcttggttGCCTGCCTGTTTTGCATTCAAGACCTTGCTACGACATTGGATGCACCCTCTGGATTTCCTTTCATCGAGGTTGTTCAGAATGTGGTTGGCCTCAAAGGAGGTGCGGTGTTGATCGCCCTTTTCACCTTTAACGGGTTTGGTCAGGGTGTGTCGATCCTgacttcagcttcaagacTGACATGGAGTTTTGCTCGTGATCGAGGTCTTCCATATGGGGATTACTTTGCCTATGTTGACCCCTACTGGCAAGTCCCTGCACGTTCTTTGATCCTCCAAGGAGCCTTTATCAACATCCTTGGATTGTTGTACTTCTTCTCAAGCACTACTCTCTCAGCCATCTTGAGTGTCAGCACTATTGCTCTGACAATCTCATACGCCATCCCTATCGCTGTCTTGATGGCCGTTGGTCGAGACAAGTTGCCTGCGGGAGGAGAGTTTGGTCTTGGAAGATTTGGACCGGCACTCAACATTATTTCCATCATCTacaccatcatcacaactattttcttcttcttccctggATCGCCAAACCCGGCCGTTGGGGATATGAACTTTGCTATTGTTGTGTTCGGCGTCATGTTGGTCATTGGGCTCGGATTCTGGGTTATCAAGGGCCGAAAGTGTTTCTTGAAGATTGAGGATTTGTCTGATCATGTTCTTTATGGCCagggagatgatgaagaagcaaggACAGAAGAGTTCacgaagaagagatga